ATCACTACTTTTATAGACATAAAGGATAACTATAacttagtttattatatgtaggtacttacacataagatactattttatataacaattttataaattacacacGCATTGTATACAAGcatttttaacaataaaaactataaaaaaacacTACAGACTTTCATTTTGAACCCACTTCTGCATGTCGTTTTACACCTTtttttgtgtgtgtttttttattaaaaaaatgcacGATTTTGCATTTTGGACAGAttttttgtttgatttttgtTAGTCCGTAATTCGAAAATTTATGATTTAACAAATTCTAACACAAGTGAATATCTTGCATTTTGCGATAATGCGATTTATTTGCCCGTCTCTAATGGAATAAAagcgttgatttttttttcatttagtttAGTGAGATGGGAAATGTCATTAAATACTTAATAAGGTATATAATATTAGCGTTATTGACCTGAGTTATGTTTCACCACGAAAAGTAGCGCCGATGTTGGTTCATTACACCTACAAGAGCGCAAAAAGTTCCTTAATAATTTGTCATTTCACATTATTCAACAAACATAGATCGAGAATCTAAATCatcctggcagggtcgccatgagaTGAGATATTCTAGTTCATTTATAAATGCAAGTAGTGTCATCTACAAGTTTTCACTAGTCCCATCTATGAACGAATTAAAAAGTaccgtttttttttcagatatgGAGTTCGGGAGTGGGGGTCCTCCGCCCCCCGGGATGAAAATGGAGCGTCACGGTCCGCCACCGCCACATCACCCGGTAAATATTTTACAATCTGCATTATGCTGGCAGGGAATCTATATCTTCTTCTTCAAGTGCCTCTCCAACTAGTAATGGTTGGCAGTCAGCTTCGCATGTTTCTTATCATTGGTTGAAAAGCTCATCGGCATTCACGATTCCAGTCTAATGTCTATCTATATCATGCATCTCAATTACACTTGTAAGTTGAAAATATGTCCAATGAGACAACTCATTAGTTAACTCATTTCCGAATTCCAgtgtcaatatttaattttcttgcATGTTCTGATGATGGCATAGAAACCGCTTTGGGGGTCACACTCTGGTTAGGGCTAATGCCTTTCATATGATATAATAAGGTGTAGCTGATATGAGTTCAAAATATGTTATTCAATAGTGAGAACATCACGCAGATATATCCGTCATTAGTGAACGAAATGATGCTGAAGAAACAGAAATAACAAAACCATGCCAGCCATTTTGTGCGATATTTACGGATATGACTAAGGCTTTTGATTATGTAGATCACGAATTGCTTCTTAACAAATTGTATAGATATGGCATCAGAAGTAATGTTTTAAGTCTTATTGAATCCTATCTAAATAATCGTCTACAGCTTACTCAAATATCAAGGGTTTCCCTAAAAAACAAATCTGAACAAGTATTTACATCAAATGAACAAGTTGTACAATATGGCGTGCCTCAGGGCAGTGTGCTTGGCCCCCTACTTTTCCTTGTATATATTAATGATTTTCCGAGTGTAATTGATCATCCAATGATAATGTTCGCTGACGACAGTACATCAATTGTACGTTTTAATGATAAGGTTgactatgaaaatgacataaacttagtaataaataaaatgataacatggcttaaaaataataacttgataattaatttaaacaaaacaaatgtaATGCATTTTCATCAACGGAAAACAGTAATGGATTTGAATATAGAATACAATGGAACCAAAATTGATAGAATAGATGTAACAAAATTTTTAGGGATTATGATTGATGAGCAGCTTACTTGGAGAGATCATGTGGAATATGTTTGCAAAAAAATAAGCAAGTCAGCATTTGCACTACAGAATCTTGCTAAGGTTGTAGATAGGAAGGCATTGTTAACTGCATACCATGGCCTTGTGGAATCGATATTACGGTATGGAGTGATATTTTGGGGGAACTCTGTATATAGAGACGCAATTTTTAATAGCCCAAAAAAGGTGCGTACGAGCGATTTCTGGAATCGGTATGCGAGAAGGCTGTGCTCCgcattttaaacttttaaatattttaactttcCCAGCACTGTACATCTTTGAAATGGCAAATTTTGTAAAAAGTAATCCGCATTTATATTCAATGGTATCACAGCAAAGCAGACTTCCTGTGCGGTCTCAATACCAGAATAAAATATCTAGCACTAGACACAATACTGCCTTATTCAGTAAAAGCGTACTGGGAATGGCTTGCAAGATATATAATAAGATCCCTGACCATATAAAAACCCAAAACATAAACTTGTTTAAGAAGCAATTGAAAacttatttaataagtaaaatatattattcgATTAACGACTTTTTTAAtgacatataaataaattgttaatcgtattattttaagtattttaattgATCTGAATTGTATCTTGTTTCTTGAATTATTGTTATATATTCTGTTATTTCTTCTCTCTTATTTAGTGTTGTGACTTCATCTGTTTATATTTGTAAGAATTTAATATGTACCTTAACTAGTTATAAGTTAGGATATTCATATTTTGTACGCCCATAGGCAGAACACAGAGGCTCTTTTAGACCGTTTTAACACCTgtgttatacaaataaatattattctattctattctattctaccaAAACCAAATAAGCGTTTGTTCAAAGGACAGACTGCAGTAGCTTTTGTTAAATGATTTTTGCTGTGACTTCGCCATTAGGTATTGTTAATTACTAAATACATTTAGATATTTCTTGTTTAGAATACAGAGTAACTTGTATTTGACTAGATTTCgaatcaatcatcatcatccttctcggcatttgccgcggctcatgggagcctggggtccgctttggttTAGAATCAATAAGGAACTCTAAATAATAGAGGTATATGAAGTATTGTTTTTTGTTGCAGCGTGATGGTCGCGGTTACGGTCCAGAAGGATATGGTGGTGAAGGTTTCGTGCCACCCCCGCCCATGCACCATCCCGCCATGCCGCCACAAAACCAGGTATGTCTTTCTTGATACAGAAGATAATCCAAGAGATGCAGGTTAGAATTTAGTGTCTTAAAGAACAGACCTGAAAATCTTTAACACGATAGTAACTAGTTTTTGTCAACTcgtcttagggccacttgcaccaacgaaaatggagggttaacccaccattttatatgggatttgacagatgacagcccactaactccGAGTTAAGTTGTTGGTGCCCCACTTGCACCAAAGCTGATTGCCAAAGCCAAAGTTAATTGAGGTGtcatttatagtattttatgcaacaggcgtttaaaggagctCAAAAAAGACGGGTGGCGTGGATAACTaattgaggcgaagccgaaaattgttattaagatgccacgagtattttttgactcagttaaacaccgttgcatataatatagtgcttgttgtcgcgtaatttcatatgagactaggttccaaaatcatgatcattgttattttacgtaataacggggcagaatgtgctagataattattaaaataacgatgaaattttgaacatataagcatttttctatttataaggcaagaccggcatatgtcccgtatatggggttcataaccttttcttttcaggtccagatactccagatattgcataatactgtttttccaacgaacacatgcgaatacaatttagtcacgatattacaggctcatataaatccaactacttatctgtttttgaaactatgttattaagaaaacgtaataggatattaagatacgtAAATTAGTTTgctaacatttcttagcaatgcttggttttgctatagtcactacaGTATGAATGTTCGCGTTATTTTTCTTTCATCatactcgcacactaaatgtgattttgcacgcaggcggagcgtgagttatagaaaaatcgttctcccaagggagttatgaaatttctagtaccgtattcaattttttttatctttttacatgtttttatattgcaagtgtgatgaaaaacattgtgtgtaactcggggagtatgaatattacaaactcgagtctttaaatcgctctggcatgccgtcgcgatttaacttactctcgttagtaatattcaagttcCTTCCCTtgatgcacaatgtactattaaatgctaaataaaaaaatactacccaCTATTTATCCATTACAGCCTTTGTTAAAATACGTCAAATTGGCATTGTTAATaccaagttattttttttacaagggcgttttaaaatcgttatttaatcgcaagtaggcttagttctgttcaccacttataattcttcacaactatatcatttttatttaatactttcgaatgatattagtaacaccatacgaatcattaccaaaactgtatttcgaagttaaaatcaaaaacagtACAattatcataagccaaaaacgtactatttttctacgaccatgcacttagtttttaatagttttcttgaataactttcgtgaaattcacactgtttcctgtattttgacgcaaaggtttgcactatCAGCTCAGccgcccaaagccttcccgcgtaacgcgcgcagtatcgttataacaatgcgttgccatggttacagagccaaacaatgcgttttcagttttttcgatactgcgcgcatgcgtggaaagccggcggacgctggctttggggaatagacttttatgtagggttttaaagatcgaCGGCCCTGTAAataacgaataacagttcgggagtagaatttttttttaaactggttTCCTGGAGAGCCGGCGGGTCTTGAAACGTTAAGGTACACTTGGAATATGTTGGCAATTTCATGTTTTAACTATTTTTATAACAGGGTGGACCTCCACAACAAGGAGCTGTGATGATGGTGTATGGCCTCGACCCTCAGACTGCCAACGCGGACCGTCTCTTCAATCTCTGCTGCCTCTACGGAAACGTCGTCAGAGTGAGTTACCATCTCCATAACTTCCCATATAACAAGATGAATTCCCACAACAAAGAATAACAGTACACCTATGTATAACAGTCTTCCAAAGTTTGCCATACTTGTAAAGTCTTTCATACATGGAAGAAGAACCATAATTCTTTTAACCAAAAGTGAAAAAGGACACAAGAAATTGGACATCAATATGATACTTAGTAGATTCACTAAAACGTTATCACTGAGGTAATTTGCAGGTAGAATCGGATTAAATGGTGTGTTTTTTTCCACAGATAAAGTTCCTGAAGACAAAAGAAGGCACAGCCATGGTTCAGATGGGCGACGGAGTTTCTGTTGAGAGATGTGTGCAGAACCTCAACAACGTCACAGTTGGCGACTACACATTGACGCTGGCGTGAGTATCATAGTTGTAAAGACACAAATAAGGTTACTGGACATAAAAGAAGGCACAGATATGGTTCAGTAATCAGTATTGTATTCCATATAAGAAGTTTCAATAGAAGGTAAGGATATGGTTCAAATGAGCGACAGAGTATCGGTTGAGAATGTATGCAGAACCTCAACAACGTCACAGTTGGCGACTACACATTGACGCTTCGTATCATTGttgtaaaacatgttttattccACACTCCACAAATTAATAAGGTTCCAAAAGAAGGCAATGTTTGAGATGGGCGACGGCTAACCTAACCATCATTGCTTCAAATTATTGTTAATATAAAATGGTCAATTCTAAGATCATCATTTTGCGTCTTTCAcctttgcgtctattgcagacgatttacgcATTGCTGTTTAGACAACGGGTTTGATGACTGTGGAGGCCGATTGGCGAGCGGCACAACCTGCCACATTTTAAGATCAACCATTAACCATTCTAAGATCAGGCCTCCTTAATTCAATGGATCAAGGTCTTATTATTAAAGCTCAAAGTAGTCAGGTATAGAAATAGCCTATTGGTGGAAAACCTATTGGTAACAGAAAAGGCGTCTTTGGGTTGCTGTTTTATAAAATACCTCCTGTAAAATGATGTTAACTTAGCTGCTTGTTATTAGATcatgtttaattttgttttctatTTGTATCCTTTCGACATTTGATATCCCAGTTCCTCGAACTGCTAATACATCACAAAATACCTGTACAAGACATCTGAAAATAGACAGGTATTATCCCTGTAAACTATTGGATACCCGATCCCGGCACTCTGCGTGTTTGTTCAATGTCGCCCCGATATTGATGTTTGCCGGGGCGAGTGGGGACGGAGAGGATTTTGAAATTAACAATTTCAACGGCTGGTGTGCGGATGACTTTTATTTACCGATATCTGTTAAGAGGTTTATTTAAATTGAAGTAAGATGAGTAAAAAAGTTTGGCATAAGGTTCTGGTTCAGATTACACTTTAATGTAAAGCATTGCGAAACATATTAGTACTGTTTCACGGTTTTTTACTCTAAACAGTACTAAATTATATATTCATTTCCTTAGGTTgaggaatgagctccctgtagaggtattcccgatgaactacagtatggagttcttcaaaaaaggagtgtacaagtttctaatgggtcggcaacgcgaatgcacaccccttgagttgcaggcgtccatatgttacggtgaccgctttccatcaggcgggccgtatacctgtttgccaccgacgtggtatcaaaaaaaaaggttttaatttttaaatatcaagATGTGGAGAATTGATGCAAAAATGCAAAAACCACGTACttactattaaaataaatgagaaAGCTACATTGCGCTCTTTATCATTTCTCAGCGTATTGATTTTCCtaaaattgattttatttttatttgggttTACTCTTCAAGACTTAGACGATTATTGTGATTGGTTGTGGCAGGGAGTGGTTGGTAAAACTCTTTCTGTTAAGAATCTCATAACTTCACAAAttattgatataattattgtaagGCAGTGTTAAATATCTCATAATTTTACCTGAAGATTGATATATTACTGTAAGTTGGCAACCCGAACGGCGGGCTGTCAGTAGAGTTCTCGAGAGAACAAGTGAACTTTGTTTCTAGGACGctttgtaaaaataataataaatatcatgaAGAACCTGTTTTGGAGTCTTAATTACTATGTCGGGAATAGATCAGAAGTGGGATTAGATTTGTCactcatttatttaataatttgccAATGAATTTCCAGATTCTCCAAACAAGCGTACCTCTCCGAAGTAATGAACCCGTACCCGCTGCCCGATAAGTCGCCCTCGTTCAAGGACTACGTCGGCAACAAGAACAACCGCTTCCTCACGCCCGCCTCCATTCACAAGAACAGGATACAACCGCCTTCCAAGGTATTTATCATTAATACAAtacatcatcatcttcatcatcatcagcctatcgcagtccactgctggacataggcctccccaatttcacgccaccgtttccgatcttcggctgctcgcatccagctgctgccagccatcccgcgcaaatcgtcgctccaccttgcctgaggccgtcctacactacgcttgccgagacgcggtctccactcaagaactcGTTTACCCCAACGATTGTCGGTTCTACGGCTAATATGgccagcccactgccacttcagcttgctaatacaatacaataatacaatactctttattgcacacctcacatagtttacaagtaatgcacaagaaacaaaaacaaacagaggtaacaacaggcggtcttatcgcttaagagcgatctcttccagacaacctttgggtactggagttaatataatcagaatatatggTAGGTGGCTCTAAGAAATATGAGAAGTAGAATTTACATACAACCAAATAACACTCATgcaaatacacatacataaataagtataaccataaacatacataaacatacacacataaatacaatacatacataaaaaggtttatattaataaagaaacaaacAGTGTCATTCGTAAATCTAAGGATGGGACAGATAGTATTCTTTAAGGTTTGACTTAAAAGAGGCAATAGATTGAGAACGTCTTAGTTCAACAGGGAGAGAGTTCCACTCTTCCATTCGCTTGTTAAATCTTCTTTCTTTATCTCACTCAATCATGAACAATTTACACTGACAATTACCTGAGTGAGTACAGAGAGCGAGTAGTGCACTTACTCATTCTCACACTTGATTTACTCAGTCATTAATAAATCCACTTACTCATTCGGTCTCTGTTACTCATTCGCACAGTTACTTCATTACACATGCCTAAATGCTGTATGAAAGAGGAGACTTTTAAGCAGTTATACTTCATCTACTGAATTTCTTTTTATTTGGTTCGTTGAAGTTTGGAAGGCGTCgtgcgagcttgtgaaggccctctACATTTCTAGAGTACCTTAGAACAGCAAAAACGACACCAATTATAGATGTATGGATGGACAATGCAAATCACAACGTGCGAGAaagatttaaaattatcaaacacACTGTACTTTTTTCGAAATTTGAGCAAAATCAGCTGATTTTGCAAATTTCTCCCTTTTTAAACCTGTATTATTATTCTTCCAGGTTCTCCACTTCTTCAACACGCCCCCAGACGTGTCAGACGACCAGCTGCTGCAGGTCTTCAAGGATTATGGGGTCATGCCCCCACACACTATCTCAAAGTTCCCGCTAAAGAGCGAGAGGTGAGGTTTTATAACCATCTTTTTGCATAAAATTCTCTTCCTAAAGCAAAATTCACTTCCTGAAGTAACTAGAAACGTTGATTATAAGTTTTTTGGATGTACGACTCACCATCAGAATTGAATTTGGAGCACGGAATAGCTTCTTCGTCGACATTATTTGAAGTGGTGCTGCTTTATTATCGCATTTTTACTTATTGACAGCATTGATATTTTGTAAACCAACATCCACAACAATACTTATGACTGTGTCTGTGAAATCTGGCACTAAGTCAGTATTGCGACACATCACGAAATTTTATAGATGCAACCCTaggtagcctagtggtaagatGTACCTGACTCCAGTTTAACAATGTACTTAATGCCTACCCCAACAATTCCAGGTCCTCGTCGGGCCTGATGGAGTTCCAGAACATCTCCCAGTCGGTAATGGCGATCATGGCGTGCAACCACGCGACCATCCAGCACCCAGGTATATTCTCTTCTGTTTACGTCTCTTCTTCGTTCTTCTGCCTAGCGATATTCTTGTTCTTCCCGGGATTTTGCTACAGCTCATGATCAGAGCCAAGGCCAAAAGGGGGCAACTAATTCCAGGATTTAGAGTAGACACCAGTTTCTATGAACCTGACCTTTCAACCTAGAGGAACTAGGAAAGCTGGGCcgttgggattagtccggtttcatcacgatgttttccttcaccgaaaattaCATTTcatacataagttccgaaaaactgtTGGTCCATGTCTATATCAATTATCATCATATGGCCTGGCCACAAATTGGTCTAACGGCCCGGCcgcgacattggtctaagcgcgacagcggtgagcggcggccatacattggagcgagacacagcgatgggacttttcattcgcacatatggctgccgctcaccgctgtcgcgcttagaccaatgtcgtggccgggccgttaggcgacagcggcgagcggtcGGATCAATGACGTTTTCAATCAAATTTTGAAAGAACCTTGAATTTTGAGGCTAATAAGTGATAAAACTGAGAACCCTTTCTAAAATCATTCCCATATTTCATTACTCTGTGACTCCACAACAGAACTTGCTAAAACTCTCTGTCTACACTGACTGTCTCTCTCTCTTGGCCTAGCCTTATCCcatcatttggggtcggctctcctaGTCCTTCTTCGCCAGGACGCTCTGTCCCGGGTTGTCTCAGATGTGACATTTGCATCCTTCATGTCCTTATTTATGGTAGCTATCCATGTTTGGGGGGGTCTTCCTGGTCCTCTTTTAGGCGCCGGAAACATTTCGAGTACTTGTCGGGTCATGTGTTCGGGTGGGCGAcacattacatgcccataccaccTGAGTCGACCTTCCACTAGCTTTTCTTGAATTGGTTTTACCCTGAAGCTACCACGGATGAGGGTATTCCGGATGCGATCTAGTCGCGTTACACCCCCGGCCCAGCGCAGCATTCTCATTTCAGCGGCATGTAGCCTATCTTCTTGTTGTTTTTTGAGAGGCCAGCACTCGGCGCCATACGTTAGAGCTGGTCGTACGGTGGTTTTGTAGATTTTGCCTTTAATATGTACAGGCATTCTCCTGTCGCACAACACTCCTGACAGCTCTTTCCATTTCACCCATCCTGTGTTTATTCTTTGGGTTATGTCAGTGTCGACAGTTGCATCGGTGGTAACGACTGAACCTAGGTATTTAAAACTGCCTACTCTATTCAGGGGTGTGCCTTCAAGACTGATGGTGCTGGTGTTATTTTTGCCGCTGAAATTGCAGTGTACGTATTCGGTCTTTTGTTTGCTGATTCGTAGACCGGCTTCCTCTAACGCGACTCTCCATTGCTCCAGAATTTGCTGTAGGTCTTCCGCTTTTTTGCTGACGAGTGCTACATCGTCAGCGTAGAGCAGGTCCCGGGGAGGCGGTCGTTGTAGCTTTGCAGTTAGATGGTTCATTACCAAATTTACAGGGGACTCAGCGCTGACCCCTGGTGAACACCAACCCTTACTTCGAATTCATCACTTACACCGGCCGGGCAACGTACTCTTGTTGTAACGTCCTTATACATATCTTTGACAACGCTGATGTAACTGTCTGGCTGTCTACACTGACTGTCTTGGTTAAAAATCCAAAGACGGCTATATCATCACGGGCAGAACCAAtatgttttacttttttacctCCCAGATAATCCAGCATTGGAAAGTCTACTCACCTCATCCCTATGTGTAGGATGAGATGACTTCATCATGTTAAATgagtttttattgttattttttgcCTTTTATTCACATAAATCCTTAAACACTTCCAGGTGCCAAATTCCCGTTCGTAATGAAGCTCTGTTTCTCATCGTCACGGCAAATCGGCCAGGGCAAGGGGCAACAGAAAAAGGACGGCCAGggccaggattcgaacccgcggcAGAACAACGGCATGCCAGAACACGACTACTAGTAAGAgattgttattataaaaattgaGATTCTTGTGTCGCGAACACCGGAATTTGTAGAATGAGAGATAAGGTCCGGTGGAGAAGAAAGTGTGATTTGCAAATAATTTGGCAAAAaaggaagattttttttaacaaagtggAGAATAAAAAGTTACTTTTTGCAATATGGTAAATGATTTGACAAAACAGAAAAAATCCTACCTGTTAATGCTTAAACGAAGAAGAAAATATACGAATTTTAGGAGGTAAATACCTGAGTACTTTGACATAAAATTAGCTAGTGAATACTAGGTCAAAGAAAATGTGATCTAATTTTTAGATTACTGAATGTATTTCTAACATACTTAAGTGTAATTTATGTTTCCCCAAAAAATTGTGTGGTTTTACCTGAcgataaaaataacttgtatggATTTGATGATTTGTTTTTAAGTGTTGTTGTTACATTTTGGTGTTCGCGATACGAAGGTTAATAGAAAATAATTGTGTAAAGAGTGTTTCAAAAAAAGACATGTAAAGTTTTTGACGTCGGACCAAAGTTAAGTCGATCGGAAAGTTTCGTTCCAACGTTGTATCGTGCAATTCGTTTTTATTGTTGATAGATTTTTTATAGTTGTCTCGACTTTTTCTGTTGAATTGTAAATTTTAATGTAGATTGTTAAAATGGCTGATTTGTTTGACCAGCACAAATTattagtgttataattatttcTAGATATTTTAGTAAAATGTACTCTGTTGTGAGTTATTAGTAGTTTGTTTTTTAACACAGGCCTAAATTAGtcgcaaaaaaatattacattctatattatatatttatgttgaAATTTAAAACCGTTACCAATATTCTCAgataaagtttaattttaaaatactataAGTGACTTTTTACCGGAAATTTTACCCCTTGACGATTTTAATGAATTTTAACTCAATAAAATGTTGAtgaatatttcatattttaatctTTTTATAGTAGGGACCATAGAAAGAAATGTGACTACTACTTGCTTGTACTTTAAtgattgtaatttttaaattaactcTTAATTGAATACATTATTGAAATAATACTAAAATTCCTGTTTATTTAC
This is a stretch of genomic DNA from Leguminivora glycinivorella isolate SPB_JAAS2020 chromosome 20, LegGlyc_1.1, whole genome shotgun sequence. It encodes these proteins:
- the LOC125237236 gene encoding heterogeneous nuclear ribonucleoprotein L isoform X2, with product MAYNGSGGKRLCTGTDLDVERSNGNNYMAGEPRRKREPPARPNHILLYTIINPAYPITVDVIHTISTPHGQVQRIVVFKKNGVQAMVEFESVESATRAKEALHGCDIYSGCCTLKIEYAKPERLNVFKNDQDSWDYTLSEDVQPQQRSAPLLQSPQYTGGRPQPYNASLSQPTARSTSEDTCSQHSQNSCDHAQNDMEFGSGGPPPPGMKMERHGPPPPHHPRDGRGYGPEGYGGEGFVPPPPMHHPAMPPQNQGGPPQQGAVMMVYGLDPQTANADRLFNLCCLYGNVVRIKFLKTKEGTAMVQMGDGVSVERCVQNLNNVTVGDYTLTLAFSKQAYLSEVMNPYPLPDKSPSFKDYVGNKNNRFLTPASIHKNRIQPPSKVLHFFNTPPDVSDDQLLQVFKDYGVMPPHTISKFPLKSERSSSGLMEFQNISQSVMAIMACNHATIQHPGAKFPFVMKLCFSSSRQIGQGKGQQKKDGQGQDSNPRQNNGMPEHDYY
- the LOC125237236 gene encoding heterogeneous nuclear ribonucleoprotein L isoform X3; this translates as MAYNGSGGKRLCTGTDLDVERSNGNNYMAGEPRRKREPPARPNHILLYTIINPAYPITVDVIHTISTPHGQVQRIVVFKKNGVQAMVEFESVESATRAKEALHGCDIYSGCCTLKIEYAKPERLNVFKNDQDSWDYTLSEDVQPQQRSAPLLQSPQYTGGRPQPYNMEFGSGGPPPPGMKMERHGPPPPHHPRDGRGYGPEGYGGEGFVPPPPMHHPAMPPQNQGGPPQQGAVMMVYGLDPQTANADRLFNLCCLYGNVVRIKFLKTKEGTAMVQMGDGVSVERCVQNLNNVTVGDYTLTLAFSKQAYLSEVMNPYPLPDKSPSFKDYVGNKNNRFLTPASIHKNRIQPPSKVLHFFNTPPDVSDDQLLQVFKDYGVMPPHTISKFPLKSERSSSGLMEFQNISQSVMAIMACNHATIQHPGAKFPFVMKLCFSSSRQIGQGKGQQKKDGQGQDSNPRQNNGMPEHDYYSYPKIKSEPYDP
- the LOC125237236 gene encoding heterogeneous nuclear ribonucleoprotein L isoform X1 translates to MAYNGSGGKRLCTGTDLDVERSNGNNYMAGEPRRKREPPARPNHILLYTIINPAYPITVDVIHTISTPHGQVQRIVVFKKNGVQAMVEFESVESATRAKEALHGCDIYSGCCTLKIEYAKPERLNVFKNDQDSWDYTLSEDVQPQQRSAPLLQSPQYTGGRPQPYNASLSQPTARSTSEDTCSQHSQNSCDHAQNDMEFGSGGPPPPGMKMERHGPPPPHHPRDGRGYGPEGYGGEGFVPPPPMHHPAMPPQNQGGPPQQGAVMMVYGLDPQTANADRLFNLCCLYGNVVRIKFLKTKEGTAMVQMGDGVSVERCVQNLNNVTVGDYTLTLAFSKQAYLSEVMNPYPLPDKSPSFKDYVGNKNNRFLTPASIHKNRIQPPSKVLHFFNTPPDVSDDQLLQVFKDYGVMPPHTISKFPLKSERSSSGLMEFQNISQSVMAIMACNHATIQHPGAKFPFVMKLCFSSSRQIGQGKGQQKKDGQGQDSNPRQNNGMPEHDYYSYPKIKSEPYDP